The following proteins are co-located in the Alcaligenes faecalis genome:
- a CDS encoding SulP family inorganic anion transporter, translated as MLIEKIRTEWFSNVRGDLLAGLVVALALIPEAIAFSIIAGVDPKVGLYASFSIATLIAFVGGRPGMISAATGAMALVMVTLVKEHGLDYLLAATILAGMLQMLAGFFRLGQLMQFVSRSVITGFVNALAILIFMAQLPELTNVTWHVYAMTAAGLVIIYGLPYITRAVPSPLVAIVVLSIVYMVLELDIRTVGDMGELPDSLPSFLIPQVPWAWETVQIIFPYSVTLCVVGLLESLMTATIVDDMTDTMSNKDRECVGQGVANIATGFVGGMAGCAMIGQSVINVKSGGRGRLSTLTAGVVLLILVVFLGEWVKQIPMAALVAVMVMVSISTFNWRSIKDLVVHPRTSSVVMLATVVVTVATHDLAKGVLTGVLFSGVFFAHKVRRILHITSSLSEDGQTRTYIVFGQVFFASAENFFSQFDYQEKVPHICIDVSQTRFWDLSSVAALDRVVLKLRRGGAQVQVQGLDASSTTMVKQFARYPSSDGASPVNPH; from the coding sequence ATGTTGATTGAAAAAATCAGAACGGAATGGTTCTCCAACGTTCGGGGTGATTTGTTGGCTGGTCTTGTGGTGGCATTGGCGCTGATTCCAGAAGCCATTGCGTTTTCCATTATTGCGGGTGTGGACCCTAAGGTCGGCCTGTATGCTTCTTTCTCTATCGCCACGCTTATTGCTTTTGTCGGTGGCCGGCCAGGCATGATTTCGGCTGCGACCGGGGCGATGGCCTTGGTGATGGTGACACTGGTGAAAGAGCATGGGCTGGATTACTTGTTGGCGGCGACCATTCTTGCCGGGATGCTGCAAATGTTGGCTGGGTTTTTTCGCCTTGGGCAACTGATGCAGTTTGTCTCGCGCTCGGTCATCACTGGCTTTGTCAATGCCCTGGCGATCTTGATTTTTATGGCCCAATTGCCGGAGTTGACGAATGTGACCTGGCACGTTTATGCCATGACGGCGGCTGGCCTGGTCATTATTTATGGATTGCCTTACATCACCCGGGCTGTGCCTTCGCCCCTGGTTGCCATTGTGGTTCTCAGCATTGTCTATATGGTTCTTGAGCTGGATATCCGCACTGTGGGTGATATGGGGGAGTTGCCAGACAGCCTGCCCAGCTTTTTGATTCCCCAGGTTCCTTGGGCTTGGGAAACGGTGCAGATTATTTTTCCTTACTCGGTCACCTTATGTGTCGTGGGCCTGTTGGAATCCTTGATGACGGCCACGATCGTGGACGATATGACTGACACCATGAGCAACAAAGACAGAGAGTGTGTAGGGCAAGGGGTTGCCAATATCGCCACAGGCTTTGTCGGAGGGATGGCGGGCTGTGCCATGATTGGTCAGTCTGTGATCAACGTCAAGTCAGGTGGCCGTGGTCGACTGTCCACCTTAACAGCGGGTGTGGTGCTGTTGATACTGGTTGTCTTTCTGGGGGAGTGGGTCAAGCAGATACCGATGGCTGCCCTGGTTGCCGTGATGGTGATGGTTTCCATTAGTACATTCAATTGGCGTTCAATCAAAGACTTGGTCGTGCATCCTAGAACATCCAGTGTCGTCATGTTGGCGACGGTGGTGGTCACTGTCGCCACCCACGATCTGGCCAAAGGGGTGCTGACAGGTGTTCTGTTCTCCGGTGTGTTCTTTGCACACAAGGTGCGCCGTATTTTGCATATCACCTCAAGTCTCAGCGAAGATGGCCAGACACGTACTTATATTGTTTTCGGGCAGGTGTTTTTTGCGTCTGCAGAGAACTTTTTTTCACAGTTCGACTATCAAGAGAAAGTGCCGCATATCTGTATTGATGTGAGCCAGACACGATTTTGGGACTTAAGTTCGGTTGCGGCCTTGGATCGGGTTGTACTGAAATTGCGTCGTGGTGGTGCTCAGGTGCAGGTACAGGGGCTTGATGCCAGTAGCACGACGATGGTCAAACAGTTTGCTCGCTACCCCAGTAGTGATGGTGCAAGCCCGGTCAATCCTCATTAA
- a CDS encoding alpha/beta fold hydrolase yields the protein MSSNNRAFQGFGKPMDATRCAELQARYMQRWQDLWDQAQRGALPPPQDRRFADAAWQRNPTALFNAHIWQLGVQAMNEMLDLMELDAAQRERLSFSMMQWAEAMSPSNYLLLNPQALQTMMDTGGQSVLEGMSNFMGDWQKGRLTQTDESQFQLGQNVGTTSGAVVFQNDIFQLIQYAPTTSMVHAVPLLIVPPCINKFYILDLQPENSFVRHALDQGLTVYLMSWRNPQPNDAAHIHALGWQDYLEQGVLEAIRVSQELSGQEKINTLGFCIGGTLLASALALARNKGQDPAASMTLLTTMLDFTDVGMLNVFIDEAQVAFREWQLGQGGLLNARELASTFSFLRPAELVWNYVNSNYLQGKKPPAFDLLYWNSDGTHLPGPFFTWYLRNTYLENRLVQKGGVPVGEHRADLSQLDLPVYLYGSRDDHIVPWQSAYASLRALPAAQHRFVLGASGHIAGVINPPAKQRRNYWVLQDGEPVATLDAQQYMERAQAVPGSWWSDWTAWLAPLSGSRRRAKRRLGHARYPVLEEAPGSYVKVRAS from the coding sequence ATGTCGAGTAACAACAGAGCTTTTCAAGGTTTTGGCAAACCGATGGATGCCACCCGCTGTGCTGAACTGCAAGCTCGTTATATGCAGCGGTGGCAGGATCTGTGGGACCAAGCCCAACGCGGTGCTTTGCCACCCCCACAGGATCGTCGGTTTGCGGATGCCGCTTGGCAGCGCAATCCCACCGCCTTGTTCAACGCCCATATCTGGCAGCTTGGCGTTCAGGCCATGAACGAGATGCTGGACCTGATGGAGCTGGACGCCGCACAGCGCGAGCGTTTGAGCTTTTCCATGATGCAGTGGGCCGAGGCCATGTCGCCCAGCAACTATCTGCTGCTCAACCCCCAGGCTCTGCAAACCATGATGGATACCGGGGGCCAGTCCGTGCTGGAGGGTATGTCCAATTTTATGGGCGACTGGCAAAAAGGGCGTCTGACTCAAACGGATGAAAGCCAGTTTCAGTTGGGACAAAACGTGGGCACCACCTCGGGTGCCGTGGTGTTCCAGAACGATATTTTTCAGTTGATTCAGTACGCACCCACCACCAGTATGGTGCATGCCGTGCCTTTGCTGATCGTGCCTCCGTGCATCAACAAGTTCTACATTTTGGATTTGCAGCCCGAGAATTCGTTTGTACGTCACGCCCTGGATCAGGGGCTGACGGTGTATCTGATGTCCTGGCGCAATCCTCAGCCGAATGACGCGGCCCATATTCATGCCCTGGGCTGGCAGGATTATCTGGAGCAAGGCGTGCTGGAGGCGATTCGGGTCAGTCAGGAGCTGTCGGGACAGGAAAAAATCAATACGCTGGGCTTTTGTATTGGTGGCACCTTGCTGGCCAGCGCCTTGGCGCTGGCACGCAATAAAGGTCAGGACCCGGCCGCTTCCATGACCTTGCTGACCACCATGCTGGACTTCACCGACGTGGGCATGCTGAATGTTTTTATCGACGAAGCGCAGGTCGCGTTTCGGGAGTGGCAATTGGGGCAGGGCGGCTTGCTCAATGCTCGCGAACTGGCCAGTACCTTTTCTTTCCTGCGCCCCGCCGAGCTGGTTTGGAACTATGTGAACAGCAATTACTTGCAGGGTAAAAAACCACCTGCCTTTGACTTGCTGTACTGGAACTCCGACGGCACCCATTTGCCCGGTCCTTTCTTTACCTGGTACTTGCGTAATACCTATCTGGAAAATCGTCTGGTTCAGAAAGGCGGTGTCCCTGTGGGGGAGCACCGTGCCGATCTGAGTCAGCTTGATTTGCCTGTCTACTTGTATGGCTCCAGAGACGACCATATCGTGCCCTGGCAGTCGGCCTATGCATCCTTGCGAGCATTGCCTGCGGCCCAGCATCGTTTTGTGCTGGGGGCCTCGGGCCATATTGCAGGTGTCATTAACCCGCCTGCCAAGCAGCGTCGTAATTACTGGGTGCTGCAAGACGGCGAGCCGGTTGCCACGCTGGATGCCCAGCAGTATATGGAACGGGCGCAGGCCGTCCCCGGTAGTTGGTGGTCGGACTGGACTGCTTGGCTTGCGCCCTTGTCAGGCTCACGACGTCGCGCAAAACGTCGTTTGGGCCATGCGCGTTATCCCGTGCTGGAAGAGGCACCCGGCAGTTATGTGAAAGTGCGCGCCAGTTAA
- the pgeF gene encoding peptidoglycan editing factor PgeF: MAHSTLIPTVSGPAQAGLLYFCTTRAGGVSQDERDSLNLGLNTGDDPERVQVNRQRLADFLGSEPIWLAQVHGTDVLDADQDVLPAAPRPFDAAITTRRDRTLAILTADCLPVVIWDEQAQVLGVAHAGWRGLQAGVLERTWQTMTARCPQAQSWQAWVGPAISQEHFEVGQEVFDAYVLDEPELAAFFIQGKRPGKWQADLPGIACHRLEKLSPGKMSVHLSGLCTFQENELFYSYRRSPLTGRQATIARLSPP; this comes from the coding sequence ATGGCACACTCAACGTTGATTCCTACTGTTAGTGGCCCCGCACAAGCGGGGCTGCTTTATTTCTGTACGACTCGGGCTGGCGGCGTCAGCCAGGACGAACGTGACAGCCTGAACCTAGGCTTGAATACGGGCGATGATCCGGAGCGGGTGCAGGTCAACCGCCAGCGGCTTGCAGACTTCCTGGGTTCGGAGCCAATCTGGTTGGCACAGGTACATGGCACTGATGTGCTGGATGCCGATCAGGATGTGTTGCCTGCCGCACCCAGACCGTTTGACGCTGCCATCACCACGCGCCGGGATCGCACTTTGGCCATTCTGACGGCGGATTGCCTGCCGGTGGTGATCTGGGACGAGCAGGCCCAGGTGCTGGGCGTGGCCCATGCCGGTTGGCGTGGTCTGCAAGCCGGAGTCCTGGAGCGCACCTGGCAGACGATGACTGCTCGTTGTCCCCAAGCGCAATCCTGGCAAGCCTGGGTTGGTCCAGCGATTAGCCAAGAGCACTTTGAAGTTGGGCAAGAGGTTTTTGATGCCTATGTCCTGGACGAGCCGGAATTGGCTGCCTTTTTTATTCAGGGAAAGCGCCCTGGAAAATGGCAAGCGGATTTGCCGGGTATTGCATGCCACCGATTGGAAAAATTGAGCCCCGGTAAAATGAGCGTGCATTTAAGTGGGCTGTGCACGTTTCAAGAGAATGAATTGTTTTATTCCTACCGACGCTCGCCCTTGACGGGCCGACAGGCCACCATTGCTCGCTTGAGCCCGCCTTAA
- the phbB gene encoding acetoacetyl-CoA reductase, whose protein sequence is MSSKVAYVTGGMGGIGTVICQRLAKDGFTVVAGCGPNRDFQKWLGEQAELGYTFHASVGNVADWDSTVETFKKVFADFGRVDVLVNNAGITRDGTFRKMSQEDWRAVIDTNLNSLFNVTKQVIDGMVERQWGRIINISSVNGQKGQFGQTNYSTAKAGIHGFTMALAQEVANKGVTVNTISPGYIGTDMVRAIRPDVLEKIVATIPVGRLGTPDEIGSMVAWLASGDSGFATGADFSLNGGLHMS, encoded by the coding sequence ATGAGCAGCAAAGTCGCTTACGTAACTGGTGGTATGGGAGGGATAGGGACAGTCATTTGTCAGCGCCTGGCCAAAGACGGCTTTACCGTTGTTGCAGGCTGCGGCCCCAACCGTGATTTTCAGAAATGGTTGGGTGAGCAAGCCGAGCTGGGTTACACATTTCATGCTTCGGTGGGCAACGTAGCAGACTGGGATTCGACTGTTGAGACCTTTAAAAAGGTATTTGCCGATTTTGGTCGTGTAGACGTATTGGTCAATAATGCCGGGATTACGCGCGACGGGACCTTCCGTAAAATGAGCCAGGAAGATTGGCGTGCGGTGATCGACACCAACTTGAACAGTTTGTTCAACGTGACCAAGCAGGTGATTGATGGCATGGTAGAGCGTCAGTGGGGCCGTATCATCAACATCAGTTCGGTGAATGGGCAAAAAGGGCAGTTTGGCCAGACCAACTACTCCACGGCCAAAGCCGGGATTCATGGCTTTACCATGGCCCTGGCCCAGGAGGTTGCTAACAAGGGGGTGACGGTCAATACTATCTCCCCCGGTTATATTGGTACGGATATGGTGCGTGCGATTCGCCCCGATGTTCTGGAGAAAATCGTGGCGACCATTCCAGTAGGCCGTTTGGGTACACCGGATGAAATTGGCTCCATGGTGGCTTGGCTGGCCTCGGGTGATTCAGGCTTTGCCACGGGCGCGGATTTTTCCCTGAACGGTGGCTTGCACATGAGCTAA
- a CDS encoding RluA family pseudouridine synthase: MPDTDTEKDSVVSSDALRFILPITASPDRLDKTLARLLPQHSRSRLQSWVESGHVLVNGQAVKVKHTVYPGDTVLVWEQQAPEDMAFEPDDVDFEVVAQSDSWLVINKPVGLVTHPGAGNWRGTLLNGLLFRFPNLRQVPRAGVVHRLDKDTSGLLVVARTEVAQTHFVRQLQERSMGRQYLALVHGVLPGQGSVDEPIGRDLRVPVRMSTGPSVAPKHAVTHYQMLRQGYAGEEAVTEVACRLETGRTHQIRVHLSSIKHPLLADTLYGGRVVAGAQRQMLHAHVLEFEDPDTGERRSFSAEPPSDYQSVAESIEWHTQR, translated from the coding sequence ATGCCTGACACAGATACTGAAAAAGATAGTGTTGTTTCTTCCGACGCACTGCGTTTTATCCTTCCCATCACTGCGTCTCCCGATCGTCTGGACAAGACCTTAGCGCGTTTACTGCCACAGCATTCGCGCAGCCGTCTACAGTCCTGGGTCGAGAGTGGGCATGTTCTTGTCAACGGCCAGGCCGTCAAGGTCAAGCATACGGTTTACCCCGGTGATACCGTGCTGGTCTGGGAACAACAGGCCCCAGAAGACATGGCGTTTGAGCCGGATGACGTGGACTTCGAGGTTGTGGCTCAAAGCGACTCCTGGCTGGTGATTAACAAGCCAGTGGGTCTGGTCACACATCCGGGCGCGGGTAACTGGCGTGGCACCTTGCTCAATGGTTTGCTGTTTCGCTTTCCCAATCTGCGTCAGGTGCCTCGTGCCGGTGTTGTACACCGGCTGGACAAAGACACTTCCGGCTTGCTGGTGGTGGCGCGCACAGAAGTCGCACAAACTCACTTTGTCCGACAACTGCAAGAGCGTAGCATGGGACGCCAGTATCTGGCCTTGGTTCATGGTGTCTTGCCGGGCCAGGGCTCGGTCGATGAGCCGATTGGACGCGATTTGCGCGTGCCCGTGCGCATGAGTACTGGGCCATCCGTCGCCCCCAAGCATGCTGTAACGCATTATCAAATGTTGCGTCAGGGTTATGCGGGCGAGGAGGCCGTGACCGAAGTGGCTTGCCGGCTGGAAACCGGGCGTACCCACCAGATTCGCGTCCACCTGAGTTCGATCAAGCATCCCTTGCTGGCCGATACCTTATATGGTGGTCGCGTCGTCGCGGGGGCGCAGCGCCAAATGCTGCATGCGCATGTGCTGGAGTTTGAGGATCCCGATACGGGCGAACGCCGCAGCTTCTCGGCGGAGCCACCGTCAGACTATCAATCTGTTGCAGAGTCTATTGAATGGCACACTCAACGTTGA
- a CDS encoding outer membrane protein assembly factor BamD has product MLAATLLAGCGTTKKEVDPTTGWTADRLYKDAREEMSAGNWKEARTRLEAVESRYPFGTYAQQSLIDQAYINWKDEEPAKALAAIDRFQKQYPSHPGTDYMLYLKGLISFTPPSAALSNITQQDPSERDPKGLRESYEAFNDLLQRYPDSRYAPDAAKRLTWLVSTIAQNEVHVAEYYYKRGAYVAAVNRAQTVITDFKGVPIAERALYLMYLSYDKMGQTELRDTTKRVMDQNFPDSKYFTEGLDTKVNYWNPINWF; this is encoded by the coding sequence ATGCTGGCCGCCACGTTGCTTGCTGGCTGCGGCACTACCAAAAAAGAAGTTGACCCCACCACGGGTTGGACCGCCGATCGCCTGTATAAAGACGCCCGTGAAGAAATGTCCGCCGGCAACTGGAAAGAGGCGCGTACCCGCCTGGAAGCCGTCGAGTCCCGCTACCCCTTTGGCACTTACGCACAGCAATCGCTGATCGACCAAGCCTACATTAACTGGAAAGACGAAGAGCCTGCCAAAGCCCTGGCCGCTATTGACCGTTTCCAGAAGCAATACCCCAGCCACCCCGGCACCGACTATATGCTGTACCTGAAAGGGCTCATCTCCTTTACGCCCCCTAGTGCAGCTCTGTCCAACATTACCCAACAGGACCCCAGCGAGCGTGACCCTAAAGGTCTGCGCGAATCCTACGAAGCCTTTAACGATCTGCTGCAACGCTACCCTGATAGCCGATACGCACCCGATGCCGCCAAGCGTTTGACTTGGCTGGTCAGCACCATCGCTCAGAACGAAGTGCATGTGGCCGAGTACTACTACAAACGTGGCGCTTACGTCGCTGCGGTGAACCGTGCCCAAACCGTGATTACGGACTTCAAGGGTGTGCCAATCGCCGAGCGCGCGCTGTACCTGATGTACCTGTCCTACGACAAGATGGGTCAAACCGAGTTGCGCGACACCACCAAACGCGTGATGGATCAAAACTTCCCGGACTCAAAATACTTCACGGAAGGCTTGGATACCAAGGTTAACTACTGGAACCCGATTAACTGGTTCTAA